The following proteins are co-located in the Microbacterium sp. Clip185 genome:
- a CDS encoding phytoene/squalene synthase family protein, producing the protein MSARDQPSGLSLYDRTAVAAAASVIRAYSTSFALATGLLSARTRAHIRNVYALVRVADEIVDGPAGEAGLDRERQEEVLDAFEQETRAAVERGFSANLVVHAFALTARECGIGDDLTAPFFASMRTDLGVREHDDVSHDAYVYGSAEVVGLMCLAVFENAGRRSPSAPPADLVAGARALGRAFQDVNFLRDLEHDAGALGRDYLAVDGVERTRDDVLDRIDRDLATAAATIPLLPPDCRRAVTAAHDLFAALSVRLRGATEDGRVRVPTSQKAVLAARAWLGAAPLKERS; encoded by the coding sequence GTGAGCGCGCGCGACCAGCCGAGCGGGCTGTCCCTCTACGACCGCACGGCGGTGGCAGCGGCCGCATCCGTCATCCGCGCGTACTCCACCTCTTTCGCCCTCGCGACAGGGCTGCTCAGCGCGCGCACCCGAGCCCACATCCGCAACGTCTACGCACTCGTTCGCGTCGCGGACGAGATCGTGGACGGGCCGGCCGGCGAGGCCGGGCTGGATCGCGAGCGGCAGGAGGAGGTCCTCGACGCGTTCGAGCAGGAGACCCGGGCAGCCGTCGAGCGGGGCTTCAGCGCGAACCTCGTCGTGCACGCGTTCGCCCTGACCGCCCGCGAGTGCGGAATCGGCGACGACCTGACCGCGCCGTTCTTCGCCTCCATGCGCACGGATCTCGGCGTGCGCGAGCACGACGACGTGTCGCACGATGCCTACGTCTACGGTTCGGCCGAGGTGGTGGGGCTGATGTGTCTCGCCGTCTTCGAGAATGCCGGACGCCGCTCCCCCTCCGCTCCCCCGGCCGACCTTGTCGCCGGCGCCCGCGCTCTCGGGCGCGCGTTCCAGGACGTCAACTTCCTTCGGGACCTGGAGCACGATGCGGGAGCCCTCGGCCGCGACTACCTCGCCGTCGACGGCGTCGAGCGCACACGGGACGACGTGCTCGACCGGATCGACCGAGACCTCGCCACCGCCGCCGCCACCATCCCGCTCCTGCCCCCGGACTGCCGCAGAGCCGTCACCGCTGCCCACGATCTCTTCGCCGCACTCTCCGTGCGCCTGCGCGGGGCGACCGAGGACGGCCGCGTGCGCGTGCCCACATCACAGAAAGCCGTTCTCGCCGCCCGCGCCTGGCTGGGCGCCGCACCCCTGAAGGAACGCTCATGA
- the idi gene encoding isopentenyl-diphosphate Delta-isomerase: protein MDEIEQVILVDDEGNQIGTAPKSSVHGTDTALHLAFSCHVLDDEGRVLVTRRALHKRTWPGVWTNSFCGHPRPAEPVLNAVKRHADSELGLRLTDIELALPLFRYRATDASGIVENEICPVYIARAENLPQPNPLEVLETQWVHPADLVTALDAAEWAFSPWLVLQARQLDLFVAQRRIQAGAR from the coding sequence ATGGACGAGATCGAACAGGTCATTCTTGTGGATGACGAGGGCAACCAGATCGGGACTGCGCCCAAGAGCAGTGTCCACGGTACAGACACCGCGCTGCATCTCGCGTTCTCCTGCCATGTTCTGGATGACGAAGGTCGGGTCCTCGTCACCCGCCGAGCCCTGCACAAGCGCACCTGGCCGGGCGTCTGGACGAACTCCTTCTGCGGACACCCGCGACCCGCCGAGCCCGTCCTGAACGCCGTGAAGCGCCACGCCGACTCCGAGCTCGGACTCCGCCTGACCGACATCGAACTCGCCCTCCCGCTCTTCCGGTACCGCGCCACCGACGCGAGCGGGATCGTCGAGAACGAGATCTGCCCTGTGTACATCGCCCGCGCCGAGAACCTGCCGCAACCCAATCCGCTCGAGGTGCTCGAGACGCAATGGGTGCACCCCGCCGACCTCGTGACCGCGCTGGATGCGGCCGAGTGGGCGTTCAGCCCCTGGCTCGTGCTGCAAGCACGTCAGCTCGATCTGTTCGTCGCCCAGCGACGGATACAGGCAGGGGCCCGATGA
- the crtI gene encoding phytoene desaturase family protein: protein MSRTVVIGGGIAGLATAALLASDGHDVTLLEGRDAVGGRAGSWERDGFRFDTGPSWYLMPEVFDHFFRLLGTTTAEQLDLVDLVPAYRVYAESHLDEAPVDVVSGREEATALFESIEPGAGARLDAYLDSAGEAYDLAVDRFLYDTYESLGNLTDPAILRRLGHLTRLLTQPLQSRIDKRFTDTRLRQILGYAGVFLGGSPYQLSSLYHLMSHLDLDDRVRYPQGGFTALIDAIARLAADRGVTIETGANVERILVADGVARGVITADGRRFDADAVVSTADLHHTETRLVPERYRTYPESWWRSKTPSYGALLVLLGVKGELPELSHHTLLFTEDWRTNFAAIFGDTTRIPDPASLYVCRPSATDPSVAPEAHENLFVLVPIPADPGLGHGGVDGAGDVVIERAADAAIDQIAAWCGVPDLRDRVVVRRTIAPGDFESDLHAWRGNALGLAHPLTQSALFRPRNASAKVEGLYYAGASVLPGIGLPMCLISAELVVKRMRGDRSAGPLPEPVAEAV from the coding sequence ATGAGTCGCACCGTCGTCATCGGAGGCGGGATTGCGGGGCTCGCCACGGCCGCCTTGCTCGCGAGCGACGGGCACGATGTGACCCTTCTCGAGGGGCGTGACGCGGTGGGCGGCCGAGCGGGCTCGTGGGAGCGCGACGGCTTCCGCTTCGACACCGGCCCGAGCTGGTACCTGATGCCGGAGGTGTTCGACCACTTCTTCCGCCTGCTCGGCACGACGACCGCGGAGCAGCTCGACCTCGTCGATCTCGTCCCGGCCTACCGCGTCTACGCCGAATCCCACCTCGACGAGGCACCCGTCGATGTCGTGTCGGGCCGCGAGGAGGCGACCGCCCTGTTCGAGTCGATCGAGCCGGGCGCGGGCGCACGTCTGGATGCGTACCTCGACTCGGCCGGTGAGGCGTACGATCTCGCGGTCGACCGCTTCCTCTACGACACGTACGAGTCGCTCGGCAACTTGACCGACCCTGCGATCCTGCGCCGGCTGGGCCACCTGACGCGTCTGCTCACCCAGCCGCTGCAGTCCAGGATCGACAAGCGCTTCACCGACACGCGGCTGCGTCAGATCCTCGGCTATGCCGGCGTCTTCCTCGGCGGCTCGCCGTACCAGCTGTCGAGTCTCTATCACCTCATGAGCCACCTCGATCTGGATGACCGGGTGCGCTATCCGCAGGGCGGCTTCACCGCGCTGATCGATGCCATCGCGCGTCTCGCCGCCGATCGCGGCGTCACCATCGAGACCGGCGCGAACGTGGAGCGCATCCTCGTCGCCGACGGTGTCGCGCGCGGCGTCATCACGGCCGACGGCCGCCGCTTCGACGCCGACGCCGTGGTCTCCACCGCCGATCTGCACCACACGGAGACGCGCCTCGTCCCCGAGCGCTACCGCACCTACCCGGAGTCCTGGTGGCGATCGAAGACCCCGAGCTACGGCGCACTGCTCGTGCTGCTGGGCGTGAAGGGCGAGCTGCCCGAACTCTCCCACCACACGCTCCTGTTCACCGAGGACTGGCGCACGAACTTCGCCGCCATCTTCGGCGACACGACCCGCATCCCGGATCCGGCGTCGCTCTACGTCTGCCGGCCCAGTGCGACCGACCCCTCCGTCGCACCTGAGGCCCACGAGAACCTCTTCGTGCTCGTACCGATCCCCGCCGACCCGGGCCTCGGCCACGGCGGCGTCGACGGGGCGGGCGACGTGGTCATCGAACGCGCGGCTGATGCGGCCATCGACCAGATCGCGGCCTGGTGCGGGGTCCCGGACCTGCGTGATCGTGTCGTCGTACGTCGCACGATCGCCCCCGGCGACTTCGAGAGTGACCTGCACGCCTGGCGCGGCAATGCCCTGGGCCTCGCGCATCCGCTCACGCAGAGCGCCCTGTTCCGGCCCCGCAACGCCTCGGCCAAGGTGGAGGGGCTGTACTACGCGGGCGCTTCCGTGCTGCCGGGGATCGGGCTTCCGATGTGCCTGATCTCCGCCGAGCTCGTCGTCAAGCGGATGCGCGGCGATCGCTCCGCCGGCCCTCTCCCCGAGCCGGTGGCCGAGGCGGTGTGA
- a CDS encoding lycopene cyclase domain-containing protein translates to MPGLYLLALLVSIAGVAALDARFRLALWAHPRRTATAVAIGTAFFVVWDAVGIATGVFVKGGSPLLVGFDLAPHLPLEEPVFLAFLCYLALVVHAASLRVTRRRRDTA, encoded by the coding sequence ATGCCGGGCCTCTACCTGCTGGCGCTGCTGGTCAGCATCGCCGGGGTGGCCGCTCTGGATGCTCGCTTCCGACTGGCCCTCTGGGCCCATCCGCGGCGCACCGCGACAGCCGTCGCCATCGGGACCGCCTTCTTCGTCGTCTGGGACGCGGTCGGCATCGCCACCGGTGTCTTCGTCAAGGGAGGCAGCCCTCTTCTCGTCGGCTTCGATCTCGCGCCTCACCTCCCGCTCGAAGAACCGGTTTTCCTCGCGTTCCTGTGCTATCTCGCCCTCGTCGTGCACGCTGCATCCCTGCGTGTCACGAGGCGCCGACGGGACACGGCATGA
- a CDS encoding polyprenyl synthetase family protein gives MISWLSADNRAGIDAAVDAALARIRRRATDGADAYAALTAAVTRAATGGKRFRPANVVGAYLAFDGADQALPAVYEVAAAFELLHAAFVVHDDVIDHDVQRRGVLNISGEFRTRATAAGASASGADDLGDAAAILGGDLLLYEATRILALVDVPAATRTALVELFDDAVSVSAAGELADVENALGLHAAEAASVLTTAHDKTAVYSFDAPLRAGALLAGASEPELEALRRAGGALGLAFQLVDDLIGAFGTADQAGRDVGSDLREAKRTPLVVLAQQGAGRDAVAEALAVAHTGPVAVLAAQRALDATGARERLAVLIDETLRSARADAATLSPAALALVDELATRIAERMP, from the coding sequence ATGATCTCCTGGCTCAGCGCGGACAACCGCGCCGGGATCGACGCGGCGGTCGATGCGGCTCTCGCCCGCATTCGTCGCCGTGCGACCGACGGCGCAGACGCCTACGCCGCGCTCACCGCCGCGGTCACGCGCGCGGCCACCGGAGGAAAGCGCTTCCGGCCGGCCAACGTCGTGGGCGCGTATCTCGCATTCGACGGGGCGGACCAGGCGCTGCCCGCGGTCTACGAGGTCGCTGCGGCCTTCGAGCTGCTGCACGCGGCGTTCGTCGTCCACGACGACGTGATCGACCACGACGTCCAGCGTCGTGGCGTGCTGAACATCTCCGGGGAGTTCCGCACGCGCGCCACAGCCGCCGGCGCGTCGGCCTCCGGCGCCGACGATCTCGGCGACGCGGCAGCGATCCTCGGCGGCGACCTGCTGCTGTACGAAGCCACCCGCATCCTCGCGCTGGTCGACGTTCCCGCCGCCACCCGGACGGCTCTCGTGGAGCTCTTCGACGACGCCGTTTCGGTCTCGGCCGCCGGCGAGCTCGCCGACGTCGAGAACGCGCTCGGCCTGCACGCCGCCGAGGCGGCATCCGTGCTCACGACCGCGCACGACAAGACCGCGGTCTACTCCTTCGACGCGCCGCTTCGTGCAGGTGCGCTGCTCGCCGGCGCGAGCGAGCCCGAGCTGGAGGCCCTTCGCCGGGCCGGCGGCGCATTGGGGCTCGCCTTCCAGCTCGTCGATGACCTGATCGGCGCCTTCGGCACGGCCGACCAGGCCGGTCGGGATGTGGGCAGCGACCTTCGCGAGGCCAAGCGCACCCCCCTCGTCGTCCTGGCGCAGCAGGGAGCGGGCCGCGACGCGGTCGCTGAGGCGCTCGCGGTCGCGCACACGGGTCCGGTGGCCGTGCTGGCCGCACAGCGCGCGTTGGACGCGACCGGCGCACGCGAACGCCTCGCCGTCCTCATCGACGAGACCCTGCGCTCCGCACGGGCCGACGCCGCCACGCTCTCCCCGGCAGCCCTCGCGCTCGTCGACGAGCTCGCGACCCGCATCGCGGAGCGGATGCCGTGA
- a CDS encoding MarR family winged helix-turn-helix transcriptional regulator, whose amino-acid sequence MASPADVDHTSRDMDRAVWRVLSAVRAFSDAMDRMYSGMKGDMDMNATDLAALRMLIIREQRGQDVSPHDIARHLRISTASTTKLVDRLEDSGHVLRKPHPVDRRARLISLTDKSRTDFTHHFRDSIDAMRDVAFDYSPTELAVIADFIERLSVGIDPDA is encoded by the coding sequence ATGGCGAGTCCCGCTGACGTCGACCATACGTCGCGTGATATGGATCGCGCAGTATGGCGCGTCCTGTCGGCCGTGCGCGCCTTCAGCGACGCCATGGATCGCATGTACAGCGGCATGAAGGGCGACATGGACATGAACGCCACCGACCTTGCCGCCCTGCGCATGCTCATCATCCGCGAACAGCGGGGACAGGACGTCAGCCCGCACGACATCGCGCGACACCTGCGGATCTCCACCGCCTCCACCACGAAGCTGGTGGATCGTCTCGAGGACTCGGGTCATGTCTTGCGCAAGCCGCATCCGGTGGATCGTCGGGCGAGACTCATCTCGTTGACCGACAAGTCCCGCACCGACTTCACCCACCACTTCCGCGACAGCATCGATGCGATGCGGGATGTCGCGTTCGATTACTCGCCGACGGAGCTCGCTGTGATCGCCGACTTCATCGAACGTCTGTCGGTCGGCATTGACCCCGACGCCTGA
- a CDS encoding lycopene cyclase domain-containing protein: MTYPLIVLPFVLVTAVVTAASARRPGFARRMRASVVAAVALFALTAVFDNVMIALDLFTYPAEHLSGIRIGLAPIEDFSYPLCAAFGVPAVLSLLPTRKTE; the protein is encoded by the coding sequence ATGACCTATCCGCTGATCGTGCTCCCCTTCGTGCTGGTGACTGCCGTGGTCACCGCCGCCAGCGCCCGCCGGCCCGGTTTCGCGCGAAGGATGCGGGCCAGTGTCGTCGCCGCCGTCGCGCTGTTCGCGCTGACCGCGGTCTTCGATAACGTGATGATCGCCCTCGACCTGTTCACCTACCCCGCGGAGCATCTCAGCGGCATCCGGATCGGACTCGCGCCGATCGAGGACTTCTCCTATCCCCTGTGCGCAGCATTCGGCGTTCCCGCCGTGCTCTCGCTGCTCCCGACTCGGAAGACCGAATGA
- a CDS encoding prenyltransferase: MTDLRPAGVLRTLFVSSRPVSWINTAFPFAAAVVMTTRTVDLTLIVGTLFFLVPYNLAMYGVNDVFDYESDLRNPRKGGAHGAVLDRRMHRITLWAATLSCLPFVVYLVAVGSPASWLVLAISLFFVVFYSAPPLRLKEVPFADSMTSSIHFFSPAVYGLVLAGAAFTPGLIAVIVAFALWGVASHAFGAVQDVTADREAGISSIATVRGARWTVWFALGCYLAAGLVMLASAWPGPLGGLLVIPYLLALWPYRSITDETCERATIGWRRFLWLNQLGGFGTTLLLIWYAFLTA, translated from the coding sequence ATGACCGACCTCCGCCCCGCCGGCGTGCTGCGCACGCTGTTCGTCTCGTCACGCCCCGTGAGCTGGATCAACACGGCGTTCCCGTTCGCCGCGGCCGTCGTGATGACCACGCGCACGGTGGATCTGACGCTCATCGTCGGCACGCTGTTCTTCCTCGTCCCGTACAACCTCGCGATGTACGGCGTGAACGACGTCTTCGACTACGAGTCGGATCTTCGCAATCCGCGCAAGGGCGGAGCTCACGGCGCCGTCCTCGATCGGCGGATGCACCGGATCACACTGTGGGCGGCGACGCTGTCGTGCCTGCCGTTCGTCGTGTACCTCGTCGCGGTCGGCTCGCCCGCATCCTGGCTCGTGCTCGCGATCAGCCTGTTCTTCGTGGTGTTCTACTCGGCGCCGCCGCTGCGCCTCAAGGAGGTGCCGTTCGCCGATTCGATGACGAGCAGCATCCACTTCTTCTCGCCCGCTGTCTATGGGCTCGTCCTGGCGGGCGCTGCCTTCACACCGGGGCTCATCGCCGTCATCGTCGCCTTCGCGCTCTGGGGCGTCGCCTCGCACGCGTTCGGCGCGGTGCAGGACGTCACCGCCGACCGCGAGGCCGGGATCTCCTCGATCGCGACGGTGCGAGGCGCGCGGTGGACCGTGTGGTTCGCGCTCGGGTGCTATCTCGCGGCCGGCCTCGTGATGCTCGCCTCCGCGTGGCCGGGGCCGCTCGGCGGGCTGCTCGTCATCCCGTATCTGCTCGCCCTGTGGCCCTACCGCTCGATCACCGATGAGACCTGCGAGCGGGCGACCATCGGCTGGCGGCGGTTCCTCTGGCTCAACCAGCTGGGCGGTTTCGGCACCACCCTGCTGCTCATCTGGTACGCCTTCCTCACCGCCTGA